TCTGAGGCATCCAATTCCATGCCCAATCCTGGGACCTTATTGTTGACTCTGACTAGGATTGCCTCATCAGGAGCATCACGTAAAATTAGCTCGTTTGTGGCAAGATCATTATTCCGTGCAGTATTCTTGAGGTAAAGATTTCCTGGGACATGACGGAAGTGTATGCGTATTTCGACCCTGCAGAAGAAGTTCTCCAAGTCAATAACATGTCTAAGCCAAAGTCGAGATACAAAGGAAAGAAGTATGGTCAAATAGAGACAAAATTTTAGAATGAGAGCATGAGGAAGGTGATGCCAGTCCTGCACAATAACCAGAACTAGAATCTATGCTACCATTGAAGCTCGATAATCCAAAATACAACCAGAAAAGGTGAAAGTTGAAACAGATGGAACTTTATGAACTTCTGAAAAGATGCGTAAATGCACCATTCAATTCAACTACCCTCCACCGCTATCAAATATGCAAGTGTATTGCTGGCCGATGTATGGATTACAATGCACCATTCTTCTTCCTGTAAATGCTTCATTCTTTAACAGAGCATCGAGAATGTGCATCAGGTTGAACATTGGTCAAAAGCAGGTTTCACAAAAATGTCCATGTCCAGTGTACCCTTGTAATTGGTCATTGAGAAACAAATTAAAgtttgaagaaattgaaaccaGAACAGAAGCTGAGAGAAGTAGCTCATTTCTAATCAAAGCAGTTCTAAACACCAAGTAAAATCCAGATTCCAGGTTAGAGGGAAATTCTCctgaatttttattaaaaatcacCATATTTCTCACTTATGCAATTAAATTGTTGAACAACTTCATGAAATTAAAACTTCATTGATGAAAGAAAAGTACACCACCTATTTTTTCCAAGGCCCCTGCCAGCTTTAATCAGAAAAGGAACCCCGTCCCAACGTGCATTGTCAATGTACAGAGCAGCAGCGAAGTATGTAGGAGCCAGATTTAGACTGTCAGCAGAATTGCCTACAGAAACAGATTTGGACCGTCCAATAATAACGTCACTAGGTTCCAGTTTCTTGATTGATCTCAAAACCTTGACCTACAAAAGACAAAAATTTGGACTTTGAGGAGATGCACACTTTCACTCAATGTACAAAGTTTAACCTCATTGCTCATATCCATCCAAAAACTAATCTAAGTTCTAAACCACACTTGACAAAATTGAAAGGTACTGATCCATTGTGCTGTCTTTCAATTCAAAATCATAATAGTAGCTCCCAGTAGATACATCAAAAAGCAGATTCAAACTATTTGTCTCAAAGAAAcagcaaaaacaaaaactaaatcaGTACCCTGAAACCATTTAAACGATTCGAAAAACTGCACTGTAATATGTTTAAAAGTTTAGCGGAAGTAAGGTGTTACCCTCAGATAGATTAGTAATTTTTGCACAGGAAAAAGGTatcacaaatatatatatatatatatatatatatatatatataaaagtcaCATGCCTTCTCATTGCGAACATCTTCACCATCAAGGGTTATAGGTGGTTCCATAGCAAGCAAAGCAATTGTCTGGAGTATGTGACTATGTACTACATCACCTATAATCCCATTCTCGTCCAAATATCTGATAGAAAAAGTCAAAAGTTAAAGGTACTTTCAAGAATTATAAATTATGTAATAAACACCAGTCATAAGACAATGAAATACGTTCAgctgcttatatatatatatatatatatatgtatatatgtatgtatgtatgtatgtagtCGACCTTGATTGTGCATGCGTAGCCAAGTCATCCGACCAAACAACCTACAAAACTTAGTTAACAGAAGTGAAGACGGGAATAATACTTAAAGCCACATTTTCAACTCAATGAATTAGCTAGTAATATTACCTGAATGTTGTCAATGTAATTTCGGTTCCATAGTGGCATAAAAACTAGATTAGAAAACCTTAACACTGCTAGATTTTCAATGGTATTCCTTCCCAAAAGATGATCAATCCTGAAAATATGGGAAACAGATCAATGGTAAATACttgataaataaatatgaatctGATCCTATGCAATTTTAACAGTTGCACCTGTATAATTGCTTTTCCTCAAATTTTGAATGAATGGACCGAGTGAACTGATCAGAAGACAGCAGATCCAAACCAAAGGGTTTTTCAATTATAATACGGCTCCATCCTTTTTGTGTTTGAGCATGTTCAGAGAGAGAAAATGCAACATCAAGGAGTGCTTCTTGGGGGACTGACAGGTAAAACATTCTGTTTGCTTCAAATTGTCCCTGAGGTAGGCCAGCTGTTAGCGAATTACAAAtcaacaaaatccaaaataatTTCAAGCGAAAGGATGTCAATCCTACACATAACAGTTCCAATAGATTGACATTATTTACCTCAACTTGTTCCATTCGAGCTGTGAGCTTCAACATTCCTTCTCTATTGTCATATCCTCCATCAACAAAGTATGTTCGTCTAAGGAAAGCATCTATTTTGTCTTCACAACCTTGTCTGCAGATGTTATTCAACTCGGTGATATACACGTGCATATTCTATACATGAATACATATTCATCATCTGTTTAGTAAATTAAGGAGTGACAAAACTCTACAACTTCCACAAAGTAATTTATCATTTGAAGTTCAACTCATTTAGAGCTTTTGGACTTCTGCATAGAAAGACAGATGTGAGAGAGAACTGAATCAATTCCAAGTTTTAATTGGCAGTCTAACTCAAGGTGAAGCTAAGGTGATCAACATATTTTGAGGATGCAGAAGTCCTTTTTCCTTCATTGCACTGTCTCTGTGTCACAAACTAAAAGAAACACATTTTGCGCATTTATTGTATAAATGAAAGTCAAGTTCATTTCACATCACTTGGCCAGTTTTCTGCGGAAGTGAGGCTTTCAGTTTTAATGGAACCATATACTACATTGCTAATCCAAGGTCAATTCTACGAGACATTATACCAGGGAATCCAACACACAAGTAGAAACCTAAAAAGTTTTCACTTACTCATAATTGCCCCTTTTTTGGATGTTAGTAGTGTCAAATTCCATGCCATGAAGAAAGTTGAAGGACATTGAAATTCTATGTTCTCAAGGTACAGGGGTGAATTGTGTCAAGAAGATGAGAAGACAGGATAAAGCAAGGATACTATCTTGCGAAATGGTCAATATCATTATGAACTCTATTATAGTTTGAGATAGAGTCGTCTTCTTATGAAAAGAGTTTTCCATGAAACCAAGAATAGAAGTTTTTCTGTGTTATTAATTGCTCATAAGTTACAAAAGTAAAAGGGAATCTAGACTTTGCAGCTACTGAATTCCCAAAAATGGTTATCTCAAAAAGATACTGAAGTTAGAAAGAAAAGGCCAAAATGTCTTTTCTAATTAATAAGGAAACTGAGGAGCATACTGATGATCGATGCGACAAGCTAAAGTTGATGCTATTATGGATCTCAGATCCTCATCTGTTAAAGTTTTCCTTGAATACCCAAATACAGCAACATTCTGCAACCATAAGAAGGCGAGTCAGACTAGATAATTCTGCTGAAaaagaatattaaaaaaaattcacaatcaGGGATACTATTGGGAAGATGCTCATATTTCATCTtgccaaaaaacaaaaacatgtTGCCTCGAATCTTTCCCTCCAAAGATCTTGCATGCAAAGATCTTGCATGCATTTGAAATTTTCTTGTGACTTCTAAttttgattcttattcttaaCAAGTGGGGAGGGAAGCATAAGATGGTAGGAGCACTCTCTACAAAGGGAGTGAGTAGTTGTCATCATACAATTCAAATTATAGATATCTAAAGCTATCAAATGGTTATGTAGTGTTTTCTCTCCAACTACCCTATAAAATGCCTCTGAACACTATTCAAACTAACAGCACCCGATATGCAGTTGACTCACGTGTTTGGGTTGACTTCAGGGTATcaaacaaaaacacaaataCCACCAAAGTTAACCCAAGTACAAGGCAAAAAGAGAGAGTCAAAATAATAAGACGACGAATGGAATGGAGGCCCCCTTTCCCCTTCCtccatcccccccccccccccccccaaaaaaaatgaaaaaaaactgTTTCTTTTATATGTATTTGGATTACAATAGCCAATAGGTGCAAGTGAGGATCCACGAAGCACCCAACTCTTTCATACATCTAGTGAAAAGACCAGTAAAAGCATTTTACAGAAAAGGTACAGAAAAGGtttaaagaataaaaaaaataatactaataataattcATGAACTAAAAGACTAAGCTACAGTTATCCAAAACAAAGCAGAAGTCGTCTGTGCCATACCTCTGGAAGGTTACCACTGTAATAAAGAGCAAATAATGCGGGAAATATTTTTCTCCTCGCCAGTTCACCAGTAGCACCGATGACAGCAATGCTAAGAAATGGTGACCGACCAACTTCGGGGGTATAGCTCTGCAGCAAAGATGCTGGCGATTTCGTAGCATTTAATGTTTTTAATGAAATATTGAAATGAGAAGTTGGTTCAGAACTTTCTTCCTCTTGCGAACTTGCTTTTGCCTTGGCACCAGTGGAAGATAAAGATTCTGAGGAAGCATTCATTCCAGATCTAAATGGAAGCGCAAAATTTGATACTGGAACTGCTTCAGGACACAGACTTGTTCtccccaaaccttccttagaatcTGTGTGCTTCATCAATTGAAGCTATTATTTGTGAGGcctaaattattataaaaatagCTCCTACATAGCTCGAGAAGAAATTAAACTTTTCTatttgttcttttcttcttttattattattatttttttttgttgttgatgGGGGGGTGGGGAAGAGGGGGGATGGGGTAAAAATTGGAGTGGTTGGATACAAACAAATAGATAGTTAACCAGGAAAAAAGATCCACGATATCTACAAATAACCTTACTGTGCCAATATGTACAATTTGGACTTCTTTTCTAGGTAGAGTTAGCAAACTTTTCAATATTCATTTGTATTTTAGATTCTAAATCTGAAAATTTAGTTAGTCAAATGCATAAAATTTATGTGACAAATGCCAACCAGATGGTAAGGCAACTGCAGTGAAATCTTGGCCTGTAAACAATGAATCTGTATCTGAATAGTCATTAGATTGATCTTTGCCTTGCAACTGTAGAATTTTCAACACATTCTGCTGTTCACAGTTTCTGTCGGTtcgaaaattcaaaatttcaagtaTCCAAAGCTTCAAGCGACAAAACTTACTGCAGAACTTTTTAGCCCTTCCATGAGCCATCAGACGGCTGGATGCTGTAAGGGATACATGATTAGCTCCAACCTAAAAATAATACACATGTATTGCGTTAGTTCTTCACAAGTTTAATGTTCATCAGATCATTGATCGATTGAATTTTAACACGTATATGCTCTACTGGAGCGGTTCCAACCAAATACAGTACTCCCTTGCATGCTATGACAAAAGGCCAACAACTGACTCGTACATGAAAATAGACAATCACCTAAAGTAGTCAAAGTATTTGTCAAAGCTGGCTTTGATTAAGCCTTATTATTCTCCAGCAGGTGCAAACTTATAATTTTACATCAAATAGTTGTCGCTACCCTCAgccatcaaaatttcaaatcatgccgacaaacaaacaaaaattacaATAAAAAGCAAAGACAGTCCCTTCTTGAGCTGAATACCTTCATTAGCAATGTCAAAATAAGAAACCCCAAAATCTTCAGTGATATATTTCATggtatttcataaaataaatggGACAACTGAAACTACAGAACATCAAAAGAAGCATCACAAAACCACATGGTGGATGGGATTAACATAAGATATCATAAATCTGAAAAATACTAGACTAACTTAGCATATCACGTTCACCTTCATACAGACTTTCCAAGATAAAATCCACCCAAGAATATTCAAATATTGCAGACGGGAGCCACATGTATCTCACCGCCACAGATGCCAAGCCTTTGCTCGTACAAGGACAATGAACATGATCCCAACAGAAAGGCAGACACTGTACTCTATCCCATTCTAAGCCAGGCAATCTATTGCTAGTTCCTCCTCATGCAATGTACAAAATTGAACCATGAA
This portion of the Coffea arabica cultivar ET-39 chromosome 2e, Coffea Arabica ET-39 HiFi, whole genome shotgun sequence genome encodes:
- the LOC113733008 gene encoding inactive glucose-6-phosphate 1-dehydrogenase 4, chloroplastic-like isoform X1; the protein is MSMASLSSQKLSLPSLETSGGRHIHRKMAVSSATPFRSSSFSVGANHVSLTASSRLMAHGRAKKFCNSKEGLGRTSLCPEAVPVSNFALPFRSGMNASSESLSSTGAKAKASSQEEESSEPTSHFNISLKTLNATKSPASLLQSYTPEVGRSPFLSIAVIGATGELARRKIFPALFALYYSGNLPENVAVFGYSRKTLTDEDLRSIIASTLACRIDHQQGCEDKIDAFLRRTYFVDGGYDNREGMLKLTARMEQVEGQFEANRMFYLSVPQEALLDVAFSLSEHAQTQKGWSRIIIEKPFGLDLLSSDQFTRSIHSKFEEKQLYRIDHLLGRNTIENLAVLRFSNLVFMPLWNRNYIDNIQVVWSDDLATHAQSRYLDENGIIGDVVHSHILQTIALLAMEPPITLDGEDVRNEKVKVLRSIKKLEPSDVIIGRSKSVSVGNSADSLNLAPTYFAAALYIDNARWDGVPFLIKAGRGLGKNRVEIRIHFRHVPGNLYLKNTARNNDLATNELILRDAPDEAILVRVNNKVPGLGMELDASELNLLYKDKYNVEVPDSYEQLLHDIIDGDNHLFMRSDEVSAAWNILSPVLQEMGKNNIPSELYEMGSRGPDKTIYLWAKHRVQWVDD
- the LOC113733008 gene encoding inactive glucose-6-phosphate 1-dehydrogenase 4, chloroplastic-like isoform X2 gives rise to the protein MEGLKSSAHTDSKEGLGRTSLCPEAVPVSNFALPFRSGMNASSESLSSTGAKAKASSQEEESSEPTSHFNISLKTLNATKSPASLLQSYTPEVGRSPFLSIAVIGATGELARRKIFPALFALYYSGNLPENVAVFGYSRKTLTDEDLRSIIASTLACRIDHQQGCEDKIDAFLRRTYFVDGGYDNREGMLKLTARMEQVEGQFEANRMFYLSVPQEALLDVAFSLSEHAQTQKGWSRIIIEKPFGLDLLSSDQFTRSIHSKFEEKQLYRIDHLLGRNTIENLAVLRFSNLVFMPLWNRNYIDNIQVVWSDDLATHAQSRYLDENGIIGDVVHSHILQTIALLAMEPPITLDGEDVRNEKVKVLRSIKKLEPSDVIIGRSKSVSVGNSADSLNLAPTYFAAALYIDNARWDGVPFLIKAGRGLGKNRVEIRIHFRHVPGNLYLKNTARNNDLATNELILRDAPDEAILVRVNNKVPGLGMELDASELNLLYKDKYNVEVPDSYEQLLHDIIDGDNHLFMRSDEVSAAWNILSPVLQEMGKNNIPSELYEMGSRGPDKTIYLWAKHRVQWVDD